The Deltaproteobacteria bacterium region CCGAACCGCCTGGTGCCCTTTCCCCTGCGGCGGCCCGGAGGCAGTGCGCCGGGTCCGTCGCCGCTCGTCGCGGCGGCCGGCGGCGCCGCGGCGGCGCTGGCGGCCGTCGCGGCGGTGGCGCTGCTGCGGCGTTCGCGACGCCGTTCCGCCGCGCGCGCGGCGCGCGCCGCCGAGGCGGCCGCGCGTGCGGCCGGCGCGCCCTGGCAGGAGGCGCTCTCCGAGCTGGCTGCCGCCGCCCGGGCTTCCGACACGGATTGGCGTGAGGCCGCCGATCGCTGTGCCACGGCGCTGCGCCGCTACGCGACCCGCCGCTGGGGCTTCGCGATCGAGTGCCGTACGACCGAGGAACTCGCGGCGCTCGCCCCGCCCTTCGCGCTGGCGCTGCGCTGGCCCACGGCACTGGCCTGGCTCCAGGAGCTCGACGCGCTGCGCTTCCGGCCGGGGGACGCGGCGGACGCCGCGGCGCGCGTGCGCCGGCTCGCCGGGGACGCGCAACGCTGGGTCGCCGAATCGATCCCGCGCGAGGCCGCATGATGGAATGGCTGGCCCGGGCCGGGCTCGCCTTCGACGCGCTGGCGCGCCCGTCGTGGCTCGCGCTCGGACTGGGCCTCGTCGCGCTCGGGCTCTGGCTCGCGCTGCGCCGCGCGCCGGACGCCCTGCCCTGGCCCGCGTGGCCCGAGGCCGCCGGCGCCGGCGCCCGCCCCGACCGTGCCCGCTGGCTCGGGCACGCGGTGCGCGCCTTGGCGCTGGCCGCACTCGCGCTCGCGATCTCCGGGCCGGTGACCGTGCACCGCGCGTCGCCCCCGCCCGGCGAGGGTCTCGACCTCGTGCTGGTGCTCGACGCCTCCGACAGCATGCGCGCGCTCGACGCCGAGCTCGACGGCGAATGGCACACGCGCTTCGAGCTGGCCCGCGAGGTGGTGGCGCGCTTCGCGCGCGAGCGAGCCGCGGAGGGCGACCGCGTGGGCCTCGTCGTGTTCGGCGAGACCGCCTTCACGCTCTGTCCGCTCACGAGCGACGGCACCCTGCTCGCCGCAGCCCTGGCCCGCGCCGAGCCGGGCATGGCCGGCGGGGCGACCGCGCTCGGCGACGCGCTGGCGCTTGCGGTGAAGCGCGTGGCGCCGGCGCGGGGCGGAGCCATGCCGCGGCGTGACGCACCCACGGAGCGCGCGATGCCCGATGACCCGGAGGGCCAGGCGCCCGGCGCCATGCCCGATGACCCGGAGGGCCAGGCGCCCGGCGCCATGCCTGATGACCCGGAGGGCCAGGCGCCGGGCGCCATGCCTGATGACCCGGAGGGCCAGGCGCCGGGCGCCATGCTGGGCCGGGTCGTGGTGCTGCTCACCGACGGCCGCAGCAATACCGGCGCGGTGCCGCCCGACGTGGCCGCGGCGCTCGCGGCGGCGCGCGGCGTGCGGGTCCACACGGTCGGCATCGGCTCGACCGGCGAGGTGGCGATGCAGGCGCCCGCGGGCAGCGGCCGCAGCCTCCGCTTCGAGCGCCACGATCTCGACGAGACGACGCTCGTGGCGATCGCGGGCGCCGCCGGGGGGCGCTTCTTCGCCGCCCACAGCTCGGCGGAGCTGGCGGCCGTGTATGCCGAGATCGACGCGCTCGAGCGCGTGGTGCGCCGCCCACCGCCGCGCGTCCGGCATGCCCCGCTGCCGGAGCCCTGGCTCGCGATCGCCGGGGGCCTCGTCGCGCTCGAGCTCGTGCTCGCGCGCGGGCTCGCGAGGCGGATCCCGTGAGCGGATGGCAGCGCAGCCTCGTCCACCCCGAGTGGGCGCCGCTCGCGCTGGTCTGCGCCGCCCTCGTAGCGCT contains the following coding sequences:
- a CDS encoding VWA domain-containing protein: MMEWLARAGLAFDALARPSWLALGLGLVALGLWLALRRAPDALPWPAWPEAAGAGARPDRARWLGHAVRALALAALALAISGPVTVHRASPPPGEGLDLVLVLDASDSMRALDAELDGEWHTRFELAREVVARFARERAAEGDRVGLVVFGETAFTLCPLTSDGTLLAAALARAEPGMAGGATALGDALALAVKRVAPARGGAMPRRDAPTERAMPDDPEGQAPGAMPDDPEGQAPGAMPDDPEGQAPGAMPDDPEGQAPGAMLGRVVVLLTDGRSNTGAVPPDVAAALAAARGVRVHTVGIGSTGEVAMQAPAGSGRSLRFERHDLDETTLVAIAGAAGGRFFAAHSSAELAAVYAEIDALERVVRRPPPRVRHAPLPEPWLAIAGGLVALELVLARGLARRIP